A DNA window from Trichomycterus rosablanca isolate fTriRos1 chromosome 11, fTriRos1.hap1, whole genome shotgun sequence contains the following coding sequences:
- the serp1 gene encoding stress-associated endoplasmic reticulum protein 1, which produces MVAKQRIRMANEKHSKNITQRGNVVKSARGSQDEKSAVGPWLLALFVFVVCGSAIFQIIQSIRMGM; this is translated from the exons ATGGTGGCGAAACAGAGGATACGCATGGCTAACGAGAAGCACAGCAAGAACATCACACAGCGGGGAAATGTGGTCAAATCAGCG AGAGGCTCACAAGATGAAAAATCAGCAGTAGGACCCTGGCTCCTGGCATTATTCGTCTTTGTAGTCTGTGGCTCAG CAATTTTCCAAATTATTCAGAGTATCAGAATGGGGATGTAA
- the eif2a gene encoding eukaryotic translation initiation factor 2A, whose amino-acid sequence MAPPTPHLAVRGSEGTFLLLGPPHCEESPTFQRDERQGRYVAFSRDGTLFGWSNGDKVSVVKMSTGELVKSFDLPKTAMLGFSPLNKVLVTWKQYTKTQDNPQGDANLQLWDLQTGNCIKAFYQKKAEGWCPRWAYDESIAVRCVNNELHFFENNNFETIANKLHLQKVSEFALSPGPQPSKVAVYVPGSKGAPSFVRLYQYPNFGGPTSALANKSFFKADKVAMLWNNKASAVLVTASTEVDKTGASYYGEQTLHYLATNGDSAVVQLPKNGPIYDVSWSPNSSEFCVVYGFMPAKATVFNLKCEPVFDFGTGPRNAAFYSPQGHILVLAGFGNLRGQMEVWDVKKYKQVFKPEAADTTFFSWCPDGEHIVTATCSPRLRVSNGYQIWHYTGTVLYKHETPSGKELWEVVWQPFLPGTFPEKAVKYQAASSELGSTQAKPAQAYRPPALRNKPESSSLKLHEEEPPQSMKLGAGDKQMSKAALKNQRRREAKKAAKQENKSDEAPAPESEPQPVRQNPAPSTHGDPETDKKIKNLKKKLKAIDELKEQQAAGKPMQKNQLEKMQKEEQLLKELEELELGL is encoded by the exons ATGGCGCCTCCCACACCGCACTTAGCTG TTCGAGGATCAGAGGGAACATTTCTGCTCCTTGGACCTCCACACTGTGAGGAAAGCCCCACTTTTCAACG AGATGAGAGACAGGGCAGATATGTTGCTTTCAGCAGGGATGGCACTTTATTCGGCTGGAGTAATGGAGACAA GGTCAGTGTGGTTAAAATGTCGACTGGAGAATTGGTCAAGTCCTTTGATTTACCAAAAACTGCCATGCTGGGATTCTCTCCTCTGAACAAAGTGCTGGTAACATGGAAGCAATACACAA AAACACAGGACAATCCTCAGGGGGATGCAAACCTCCAGCTGTGGGACCTGCAAACAGGAAACTGCATCAAAGCTTTCTATCAGAAGAAAGCAGAGGGATG GTGTCCGCGCTGGGCATATGATGAAAGCATTGCAGTCAGATGTGTAAACAATGAACTTCATTTCTTTGAGAACAACAACTTTG AAACAATTGCCAACAAACTTCACCTGCAAAAGGTTTCAGAGTTTGCTCTGTCTCCAGGACCTCAGCCGAGTAAG GTTGCTGTGTATGTTCCTGGAAGCAAGGGTGCCCCCTCATTTGTAAGGCTTTATCAGTACCCTAATTTTGGTGGTCCTACCTCAGCGCTGGCCAACAAAAGCTTCTTTAAAGCAGACAAGGTGGCCATGCTGTGGAACAACAAAG CAAGTGCAGTTTTAGTTACAGCCAGCACAGAGGTGGATAAAACTGGTGCTTCATATTATGGAGAGCAGACTCTGCACTATCTGGCTACAAATGGGGACAGTGCAGTGGTGCAGCTGC CGAAGAACGGTCCTATTTATGACGTATCATGGAGTCCCAACTCTTCTGAGTTCTGCGTTGTGTATGGCTTCATGCCTGCCAAGGCCACCGTCTTTAACCTGAAGTGCGAGCCTGTATTCGACTTTGGCACAGGTCCACGCAACGCTGCGTTTTACAGCCCACAGGGCCACATCCTGGTCCTGGCAGGATTCGGAAATCTGAGAGGCCAGATGGAGGTGTGGGATGTGAAGAAGTACAAGCAGGTTTTTAAACCTGAGGCCGCAGACACCACTTTCTTCTCCTGGTGTCCTGATGGGGAGCACATTGTCACTGCCACATGCTCACCCAGACTCAGGGTTAGCAACGGCTACCAAATCTGGCATTACACCGGTACAGTCCTGTACAAGCATGAAACGCCTTCAGGTAAAGAACTGTGGGAGGTCGTCTGGCAGCCGTTCTTACCTGGAACATTCCCAGAGAAAGCAGTGAAGTACCAGGCTGCATCGAGTGAGCTCGGAAGTACTCAAGCTAAACCTGCTCAGGCTTACCGACCGCCTGCACTCCGCAACAAACCTGAAAGCAGCAGCCTTAAACTG CATGAGGAAGAACCTCCACAAAGCATGAAACTTGGTGCTGGAGACAAGCAGATGTCTAAAGCAGCTCTGAAAAACCAAAGACGACGAGAAGCTAAGAAAGCAGCTAAACAG GAAAACAAGTCTGATGAAGCCCCTGCTCCAGAGTCTGAACCTCAGCCTGTCCGACAAAATCCTGCACCATCTACACATGGAGATCCTGAAACTGACAAAAAGATTAAGAACTTAAAAAag